From a region of the Qipengyuania spongiae genome:
- a CDS encoding esterase-like activity of phytase family protein: protein MLRRRLAAATLVLALAPGLWLRTPVPTGDDLPPITLSPLAIGPAASGPFRLLRGWELTSDDPSAGGYSALLWRGGDRLLAASDTGRMIELEGPDFTGAEQRPIFTRGAYDKVSGDIEALAGEPGGGRVWAAAEGRNAITRASSALVGEVEARPPAMAGWRYNSGPESLARLPDGRFVVVAESARGGTHMGVLFAGDPVADPGLDADGAIFGLAVPDGFRPVDAVPHPDGTLLVLLRKVVWKLPPGFATTIARYRIADLAPGRVWRPVDSFALPDGAPTDNYEGIALRPESSGTATVWLISDDNRSGFQRSLLLEFAYDP, encoded by the coding sequence ATGCTCCGACGACGCTTGGCGGCTGCGACTCTTGTGCTCGCCTTGGCGCCGGGATTGTGGCTGCGCACGCCTGTCCCGACTGGCGACGATCTGCCGCCGATCACGCTTTCGCCCCTCGCCATCGGCCCGGCCGCGTCGGGGCCGTTCCGGCTGCTGCGCGGCTGGGAGCTGACCAGCGATGACCCGTCGGCGGGTGGTTATTCAGCGCTGCTCTGGCGCGGCGGCGACCGTCTGCTGGCAGCGAGCGATACGGGTCGGATGATCGAGCTTGAGGGGCCGGATTTCACTGGTGCCGAACAACGTCCGATCTTCACACGCGGCGCCTACGACAAGGTCAGCGGCGATATCGAGGCGCTTGCCGGGGAACCGGGCGGCGGCCGGGTCTGGGCGGCGGCGGAGGGGCGCAACGCCATCACCCGCGCCTCGTCCGCGCTTGTCGGCGAGGTCGAGGCGAGACCGCCCGCCATGGCCGGCTGGCGCTACAATTCCGGTCCCGAATCGCTGGCTCGTCTGCCCGACGGGCGCTTCGTGGTCGTCGCGGAGAGCGCGCGGGGCGGGACGCATATGGGTGTGCTGTTCGCGGGAGATCCGGTCGCTGATCCCGGCCTCGATGCGGACGGCGCGATCTTCGGGCTCGCCGTTCCGGATGGGTTCCGCCCGGTCGACGCCGTCCCGCATCCCGACGGAACGCTGCTGGTGCTGCTCAGGAAAGTGGTCTGGAAGCTGCCGCCGGGTTTTGCGACCACCATTGCGCGCTACCGGATCGCCGATCTCGCGCCGGGGCGGGTGTGGCGCCCGGTCGACAGCTTCGCGCTGCCCGATGGCGCACCGACCGACAATTACGAGGGGATCGCCCTGCGCCCCGAATCGAGCGGAACGGCGACGGTGTGGCTGATCTCGGACGACAATCGCAGCGGCTTCCAGCGCAGCCTGCTACTAGAATTCGCCTACGATCCCTGA
- a CDS encoding M23 family metallopeptidase, protein MSRTTRRTIPPPFRAAPFLLLAGCVPQAAAPDPSPPPVSTRAQEVVQPVPAPSPTPAEPVRRSLEFEGQLEQGGWIRGQVPSNTTSAMLGDTPIAFGEDGRFFAAFDRDEGVTVRLSALLASGATVARELTIAPRDWNIERVNVARRAGGASESFMARRRPELEAIYSARAVETGSQGWRQDFLWPATGRISGRFGSQRIYRGGEAGSYHSGIDIATGSSGTPFVAPADGVVVLAVTDFSLEGQLLIIDHGQGLNSAFLHASRLLVSKGDRVRQGQHIGDIGASGRATGPHLHWSLMWRDKRLDPLLFTGPMP, encoded by the coding sequence TTGAGCAGAACGACGAGGCGGACGATCCCGCCCCCTTTCCGGGCCGCGCCTTTCCTGCTGCTCGCCGGCTGCGTGCCGCAGGCCGCTGCGCCCGACCCTAGTCCGCCGCCCGTTAGTACGCGCGCGCAGGAGGTCGTGCAGCCCGTTCCCGCGCCCTCGCCGACACCGGCCGAGCCCGTGCGGCGCAGTCTCGAATTCGAGGGCCAGCTCGAACAGGGCGGCTGGATTCGAGGGCAGGTGCCCTCGAACACGACCAGCGCCATGCTCGGCGACACGCCGATCGCTTTCGGAGAGGACGGGCGGTTCTTCGCCGCCTTCGACCGCGACGAGGGCGTCACCGTGCGCCTGAGTGCGCTTCTGGCCTCGGGCGCGACCGTGGCGCGCGAGCTGACGATCGCGCCGCGCGACTGGAACATCGAGCGAGTCAATGTCGCGCGCAGAGCCGGCGGCGCGAGCGAGAGCTTCATGGCGCGCCGGCGTCCCGAACTCGAAGCGATCTATTCCGCCCGCGCGGTCGAGACCGGGTCGCAGGGCTGGCGGCAGGATTTCCTCTGGCCGGCGACGGGGCGCATCTCGGGCCGTTTCGGATCGCAGCGCATCTATCGTGGCGGCGAGGCGGGCAGCTACCATTCGGGTATCGACATCGCCACGGGGAGCAGCGGCACGCCCTTCGTCGCTCCGGCGGACGGGGTGGTGGTGCTCGCCGTTACCGATTTCAGTCTCGAAGGGCAGTTGCTCATCATCGATCACGGACAGGGTCTCAACAGCGCCTTCCTCCACGCTTCGCGCCTGCTGGTGAGCAAGGGGGACCGGGTGCGGCAGGGCCAGCATATCGGCGATATCGGCGCCTCGGGACGGGCGACGGGGCCGCATCTCCACTGGAGCCTGATGTGGCGGGACAAGCGGCTCGACCCGCTGCTCTTCACCGGCCCGATGCCCTGA
- a CDS encoding DUF2093 domain-containing protein: protein MLMSSNRESGGEAKLRYGPNGFRVLRPGNHVICAASGVPVALEDLRYWSVERQEPYASAQLATERLKP, encoded by the coding sequence ATGCTGATGTCATCCAACAGAGAATCCGGCGGCGAGGCGAAGCTGCGCTATGGTCCCAACGGCTTTCGCGTCCTGCGACCGGGCAACCATGTGATCTGCGCTGCCAGCGGCGTTCCGGTGGCGCTGGAAGATTTGCGCTACTGGTCGGTCGAGCGGCAGGAGCCCTATGCCAGTGCCCAGCTCGCGACCGAACGCCTGAAGCCTTGA
- the xseA gene encoding exodeoxyribonuclease VII large subunit — translation MATPEDTEGGLVARMREGDNAEALSVSAISQALKRTVEDRFGFVRVRGELSGVKRAASGHLYTCLKDDKAVIDGVMWRSATPRLPFVPEDGLEVVASGKLTTYPGRSKYQIVIERMELAGEGALLALLEKTKARLEAEGLFASERKRSLPFLPRTIGVVTSPTGAVIRDILHRLADRFPTRVIVWPVLVQGQGAAEQVAGAVRGFSSMPEGHSDRPDLVIVARGGGSIEDLWIFNEEAVVRAIADCTIPTISAVGHETDTTLADYAADRRAPTPTAAAEMAVPVRAELAATIADLVHRQRQCALRPVTLGRERLEARVQRLPRAEALLQPQAQRLDDLAERLRRGLTDKAVRGRANLAELRLAPSLLQRNWREAARALARQRFDPGLVARPLVERRERLAALARVMTSLDPDNVLRRGYVRVENGKGTTLTERATAEKEAALRLIFRDGALDVAPTVSGVPVASRPFPPRKPARPKESAPGQDDLFA, via the coding sequence ATGGCAACTCCCGAAGACACTGAAGGCGGCTTGGTAGCGCGCATGCGGGAGGGGGACAACGCCGAGGCCCTGTCGGTAAGCGCGATTTCCCAAGCGCTGAAGCGCACGGTGGAAGATCGCTTCGGCTTCGTCCGCGTGCGCGGCGAGCTGTCGGGCGTGAAGCGCGCGGCGAGCGGCCATCTCTACACGTGCCTCAAGGACGACAAGGCGGTGATCGACGGAGTTATGTGGCGCTCAGCGACGCCGCGCCTGCCCTTCGTGCCGGAAGACGGGCTGGAAGTGGTCGCGAGCGGCAAGCTGACCACTTATCCCGGCCGCTCGAAATACCAGATCGTGATCGAGCGGATGGAGCTGGCGGGCGAGGGCGCGCTGCTGGCGCTGCTGGAAAAGACCAAGGCCCGGCTGGAGGCGGAGGGACTGTTCGCGTCGGAACGCAAGCGGTCCTTGCCCTTCCTTCCGCGCACGATCGGCGTAGTCACCAGCCCGACCGGGGCGGTGATTCGCGACATCCTCCACCGGCTGGCGGACCGTTTTCCGACGCGGGTGATCGTCTGGCCCGTACTGGTCCAGGGGCAGGGCGCGGCCGAGCAGGTGGCCGGCGCCGTTCGCGGGTTCTCTTCCATGCCAGAAGGCCATTCCGACCGGCCCGATCTCGTGATCGTGGCGCGGGGCGGCGGCTCGATCGAGGATTTGTGGATCTTCAACGAGGAGGCGGTGGTGCGCGCCATCGCGGACTGCACCATCCCCACGATCAGCGCGGTCGGGCACGAGACCGACACGACGCTCGCGGATTACGCCGCCGACCGGCGCGCGCCGACCCCCACTGCGGCGGCGGAGATGGCGGTTCCGGTGCGTGCCGAACTCGCCGCGACCATCGCCGATCTTGTCCACCGTCAGCGCCAGTGCGCGCTGCGCCCGGTGACGCTGGGGCGCGAGCGACTGGAAGCCCGGGTCCAGCGCCTGCCGCGCGCCGAGGCGCTGCTTCAGCCGCAGGCGCAACGGCTCGACGATCTGGCCGAGCGGCTGCGTCGAGGGCTGACCGACAAGGCCGTACGCGGGCGGGCAAATCTTGCCGAACTGCGGCTTGCCCCCTCGCTCCTGCAGCGGAACTGGCGCGAGGCGGCGCGGGCGCTCGCCAGGCAGCGCTTCGATCCCGGTCTCGTCGCGCGGCCGCTGGTCGAGCGGCGCGAGCGGCTGGCGGCGCTCGCACGGGTGATGACCTCGCTCGATCCCGACAACGTGCTGCGGCGCGGCTATGTCCGGGTGGAGAACGGCAAGGGCACGACGCTGACCGAGAGGGCGACGGCCGAGAAGGAAGCGGCGCTGCGGCTGATATTTCGTGACGGGGCGCTCGATGTGGCACCCACCGTGTCCGGCGTCCCCGTCGCTTCGCGCCCATTCCCGCCCCGCAAGCCCGCGCGCCCGAAGGAAAGCGCGCCGGGGCAGGACGACCTCTTCGCGTAA
- the purD gene encoding phosphoribosylamine--glycine ligase yields MNILLLGSGGREHALAWKLAQSRLLAGADDTLYAAPGNPGIAEHAKCVDLDAGDHHAVTTFCKANAIGLVVIGPEAPLVDGLADSLRAANVPVFGPSRKAARLEGSKGFTKELCDRAGIPTARYIRCHSLEEAWGALARFDPPFVLKADGLAAGKGVVIAATREEAQHALGDMFGGKFGSAGSEVVIEQFLTGEEASFFALTDGTTIVPLGTAQDHKRVNEGDTGPNTGGMGAYSPAPVLGEALQSEVMARIVEPTVRTLREEGMPYSGVLYAGLMLTAEGPSLIEYNARFGDPECQVLMMRLESDLGELMLACAEGRLGEIDPPRLSDDTALTVVMAARGYPGTPEKGGAIALGSAEAGDAKVFHAGTARGEDGGLVATGGRVLNVTATGANVTGAQASAYAALDAIDFPSGFCRRDIGWREVEREAARA; encoded by the coding sequence ATGAATATCCTTCTGCTGGGGTCGGGCGGGCGCGAACATGCCCTTGCGTGGAAGCTGGCGCAATCCCGCCTTCTCGCCGGAGCGGACGACACGCTCTACGCCGCGCCCGGCAATCCGGGCATTGCCGAGCACGCGAAATGCGTCGATCTCGACGCGGGCGACCACCATGCGGTGACGACATTCTGCAAGGCCAACGCCATCGGCCTGGTTGTCATCGGCCCGGAGGCGCCGCTGGTCGACGGGCTCGCCGATAGTTTGCGCGCCGCGAACGTGCCGGTGTTCGGCCCCTCGCGGAAGGCCGCCCGGCTCGAAGGCAGCAAGGGTTTCACCAAGGAGCTGTGCGACCGCGCCGGTATCCCGACAGCGCGCTACATCCGCTGCCACAGCCTCGAGGAGGCTTGGGGCGCGCTGGCCCGGTTCGACCCGCCCTTCGTGCTCAAGGCCGACGGGCTTGCCGCGGGCAAGGGCGTGGTGATCGCCGCCACGCGCGAGGAAGCGCAGCATGCGCTTGGCGACATGTTCGGCGGCAAGTTCGGCAGCGCCGGCAGCGAAGTCGTGATCGAGCAGTTCCTCACCGGCGAGGAGGCGAGTTTTTTCGCCCTGACCGACGGCACCACCATAGTGCCGCTGGGCACCGCGCAGGACCACAAGCGCGTGAACGAAGGCGACACCGGCCCCAATACCGGGGGGATGGGCGCCTATTCCCCCGCCCCGGTGCTTGGCGAGGCGCTCCAGAGCGAGGTGATGGCGCGGATCGTCGAGCCCACCGTGCGGACCCTGCGCGAGGAAGGAATGCCCTATTCTGGCGTGCTCTATGCCGGATTGATGCTGACCGCCGAGGGGCCGAGCCTGATCGAATACAATGCCCGCTTCGGCGATCCCGAATGCCAGGTGCTGATGATGCGGCTGGAAAGCGATCTCGGCGAGCTGATGCTGGCCTGTGCCGAAGGGCGGCTGGGCGAGATCGATCCGCCGCGCCTGTCTGACGACACCGCGCTGACCGTGGTGATGGCGGCCAGGGGCTATCCCGGAACGCCGGAGAAAGGCGGTGCGATCGCTCTGGGATCGGCCGAGGCGGGTGATGCCAAGGTCTTCCATGCCGGGACGGCGCGGGGCGAGGATGGCGGGCTGGTCGCCACCGGCGGCCGCGTGCTCAACGTCACCGCGACCGGAGCCAATGTCACCGGGGCGCAGGCCAGCGCCTATGCCGCGCTCGACGCGATCGACTTCCCCAGCGGCTTCTGCCGCCGCGACATCGGCTGGCGGGAGGTCGAGCGGGAAGCGGCAAGGGCCTGA
- a CDS encoding PQQ-dependent sugar dehydrogenase: MRPAASLLALALTALPATALAQAGAGNSQPAADEDRGRQGVEITGHVIKPVPLEWSEERMARLALPPGFAMNVFARDLQNARMMKVADNGALYLTRRQQGDVLMLRDTNGDGTADQQRVVAQKEQMHGIEIVGDTAYLITVNELFRAPIAADGSLGALETIADDFPEGGQHPNRMVVMGPDDRLYVSVGSTCNACGETNDENATIVSLAPDGSDRRIFASGLRNTIGYGFEPATGVAYGFDHGIDWLGDHEQHEEFNRLTEGARYGWPYVYAMSRFNPQDTPPDESFSEYAAGSVEPIGLHTPHAAPMQMVFDTSGALPADYSGDAFVAMRGSWNRQPPSGYEVLRVDFENGQPVGMEPFVTGFLMEDSESPTGWGQMGRLAGMAQGPDGALYLSDDENGIIYRIVYEGPSAPERPEPRFTNADEGDLQLGLVERDGG; this comes from the coding sequence ATGCGCCCTGCTGCCTCGCTTCTCGCGCTTGCCCTTACCGCCCTGCCGGCTACTGCCTTGGCGCAGGCCGGTGCCGGCAATTCCCAACCCGCCGCCGATGAAGATCGCGGGCGCCAGGGCGTGGAGATCACCGGCCACGTCATCAAGCCCGTGCCGCTCGAGTGGAGCGAGGAGCGGATGGCCCGCCTCGCATTGCCGCCCGGCTTTGCAATGAACGTCTTCGCCCGCGACCTCCAGAATGCCCGCATGATGAAGGTCGCCGACAACGGAGCGCTCTATCTCACGCGCCGCCAGCAGGGGGATGTCCTGATGCTGCGCGACACCAATGGCGACGGCACGGCCGATCAGCAGCGGGTCGTCGCGCAGAAGGAGCAGATGCACGGGATCGAGATCGTCGGCGACACCGCCTATCTCATCACTGTCAACGAACTCTTCCGTGCGCCGATCGCGGCCGATGGGTCCCTGGGCGCACTGGAAACCATCGCGGACGATTTTCCCGAAGGCGGGCAGCATCCCAACCGCATGGTGGTGATGGGGCCGGACGACCGGCTCTACGTCTCGGTCGGATCGACCTGCAACGCCTGTGGCGAGACCAATGACGAGAACGCCACCATCGTCTCGCTTGCTCCCGACGGCAGCGACCGGCGCATTTTCGCGAGCGGACTGCGCAACACGATCGGCTACGGCTTCGAGCCGGCCACCGGCGTCGCCTACGGCTTCGATCACGGGATCGACTGGCTGGGCGACCACGAACAGCATGAAGAGTTCAACCGGTTGACCGAAGGCGCCCGCTACGGCTGGCCCTATGTCTACGCCATGTCGCGCTTCAATCCGCAGGACACGCCGCCCGACGAGAGCTTTTCGGAATATGCCGCGGGGAGCGTCGAGCCGATCGGGCTGCACACGCCCCACGCCGCGCCGATGCAGATGGTATTCGACACCAGTGGCGCGCTGCCCGCCGACTATTCCGGCGACGCCTTCGTTGCCATGCGCGGATCGTGGAACCGGCAGCCGCCCTCGGGCTACGAGGTGCTGCGCGTCGATTTCGAGAACGGCCAGCCGGTCGGCATGGAACCGTTCGTGACCGGCTTCCTGATGGAGGATTCCGAAAGCCCGACCGGCTGGGGCCAGATGGGCCGCCTCGCTGGAATGGCGCAGGGGCCGGACGGCGCGCTCTACCTCTCGGATGACGAGAACGGCATCATCTACCGGATCGTTTACGAAGGCCCCTCTGCCCCCGAGCGGCCCGAACCGCGCTTCACGAATGCGGACGAGGGCGACCTGCAGCTGGGTCTGGTCGAGCGCGACGGCGGCTAG
- a CDS encoding adenosine kinase produces the protein MTDTATPTRYDVIAIGNAIVDVMAPCEDGLIDELGLAKGGMTLVDTARAEELYNAMGPAKEISGGSAANTLAGMAALGARCAFIGQVADDQLGGVFSHDIRAVGVDFETPKREAEPPTARCLIFVTPDGERTMNTFLGASQYLPPEALDEDLIASAGILYLEGYLWDPEEPRSAMRRAIEVVRNAGRKVAFTASESFVIDRHGDDFRALIADGLIDILFVNETELATLTGERDFDAGLASLKGKVPVLVATRSAKGAVAVSGDTRAEVPAEPIDKVVDTTGAGDLFAAGFLTGHARGETLERCLEMGAICAAEIISHYGARPEADLKALVEREAA, from the coding sequence ATGACCGATACCGCCACCCCGACGCGTTACGACGTGATCGCCATCGGCAACGCCATCGTCGACGTGATGGCCCCGTGCGAGGACGGCCTGATCGACGAGCTCGGCCTCGCCAAGGGCGGGATGACGCTGGTCGACACCGCGCGCGCGGAAGAGCTTTACAATGCGATGGGTCCGGCGAAGGAAATCTCGGGCGGTTCGGCGGCGAACACGCTGGCCGGCATGGCCGCGCTCGGCGCGCGCTGCGCCTTCATCGGCCAGGTCGCCGACGACCAGCTGGGCGGGGTGTTCAGCCACGACATCCGCGCGGTGGGTGTCGATTTCGAAACGCCGAAACGCGAGGCCGAGCCGCCGACCGCGCGTTGCCTGATCTTCGTGACGCCGGATGGCGAGCGGACGATGAACACCTTTCTCGGGGCGAGCCAGTACCTCCCGCCCGAAGCGCTCGACGAGGACCTGATCGCCAGTGCCGGGATCCTCTATCTAGAAGGTTATCTCTGGGACCCGGAAGAACCGCGCAGCGCGATGCGCCGGGCGATCGAGGTGGTGCGCAATGCCGGGCGCAAGGTCGCCTTTACTGCGAGCGAGAGCTTCGTGATCGATCGCCACGGTGACGATTTCCGCGCGCTGATTGCCGACGGGCTGATCGACATCCTGTTCGTCAACGAGACCGAGCTGGCGACGCTGACGGGCGAAAGGGATTTCGATGCCGGGCTGGCCTCGCTGAAAGGCAAGGTGCCGGTGCTCGTCGCCACCCGCAGCGCGAAAGGTGCGGTCGCGGTGTCGGGCGATACGCGAGCAGAGGTCCCGGCCGAACCGATCGACAAGGTCGTCGACACGACCGGCGCGGGCGATCTTTTCGCCGCAGGCTTCCTCACCGGCCACGCGCGCGGCGAGACGCTGGAACGCTGTCTGGAGATGGGTGCGATCTGCGCGGCCGAAATCATCAGCCATTACGGCGCCCGGCCGGAGGCTGATCTCAAGGCTCTGGTGGAACGCGAAGCAGCCTGA
- a CDS encoding EI24 domain-containing protein, which yields MTSLARALALSIGQLRDPAIRRVLFKTLGLTLALFAALGWAASFGFQAALEWAGLADGSGWGALLAVIFALTAGWLLFRLVALAVLQFFAEDVVRAVEERHYPDEAALARTIPFAESLRHSTGATTRALLANAAALPVAGLLTPTGIGAPLVFWLVNAVLLGRELQDMVWLRYRTEATARAPLARPTRFLLGGAIAALLAVPFVNFLAPVLGAAAATHLVHRRMRSETL from the coding sequence ATGACATCGCTCGCCCGCGCCCTTGCCCTGTCGATCGGACAGTTGCGCGATCCGGCGATCCGCCGCGTGCTGTTCAAGACTCTCGGGCTGACGCTGGCGCTCTTCGCCGCGCTCGGCTGGGCGGCGAGCTTCGGGTTCCAGGCCGCGCTGGAATGGGCGGGGCTGGCGGACGGCAGCGGCTGGGGCGCGCTGCTGGCAGTGATCTTCGCCCTCACGGCCGGCTGGCTGCTCTTCCGCCTGGTGGCACTCGCCGTGCTGCAATTCTTCGCCGAGGACGTGGTCCGCGCGGTCGAGGAGCGGCATTATCCGGACGAGGCGGCGCTCGCCCGCACCATTCCGTTCGCCGAGAGCCTGCGCCATTCGACCGGGGCGACCACCCGCGCCCTGCTCGCCAATGCCGCCGCTCTCCCCGTCGCCGGCCTGCTGACGCCCACCGGCATCGGCGCGCCGCTGGTCTTCTGGCTGGTCAACGCCGTGCTGCTGGGCCGCGAATTGCAGGACATGGTGTGGCTGCGCTATCGGACCGAAGCAACGGCCCGGGCGCCGCTGGCGAGGCCCACGCGGTTCCTGCTGGGCGGCGCGATCGCCGCGTTGCTGGCAGTGCCGTTCGTCAATTTTCTCGCGCCGGTCCTCGGAGCGGCCGCCGCGACCCATCTCGTTCACCGGAGAATGCGAAGTGAGACTCTTTAG
- a CDS encoding HesB/IscA family protein, which produces MADTKTRPAPKAAVVLTERAEARIAELMAKAPEGSIGVKLSTPRRGCSGLAYSVDYVSQEAAMDEKIATPGGVFYIDGASVLYLVGSTMDWVEDDFSAGFVFANPNAKGACGCGESFMV; this is translated from the coding sequence ATGGCCGATACGAAGACCCGTCCTGCCCCCAAGGCCGCCGTCGTCCTGACCGAGCGCGCCGAGGCGCGCATTGCCGAACTGATGGCCAAGGCGCCCGAAGGTTCGATCGGGGTCAAGCTTTCCACCCCCCGCCGGGGCTGTTCCGGCCTCGCCTATTCGGTCGACTACGTGTCGCAGGAAGCGGCGATGGACGAAAAGATCGCCACGCCGGGCGGCGTCTTCTACATCGACGGGGCGAGCGTGCTCTATCTCGTCGGCAGCACGATGGACTGGGTGGAGGACGATTTCTCCGCCGGCTTCGTCTTCGCCAATCCCAACGCCAAGGGCGCGTGCGGGTGCGGCGAAAGCTTCATGGTCTGA
- a CDS encoding SUF system Fe-S cluster assembly protein: MTDTNTEEKDFVAAPAPNEQVLDKPPRARVDDAVEDAGEESPRQTMERKRDYLEGFLQKAPDADSASGPGGKLQQDVVAALKEIYDPEIPVNIYDLGLIYGVEVSEDADVIVTMTLTTPHCPVAESMPGEVELRAASVPGVRDAEVNLVWDPPWGPEKMTDEARLELGML, from the coding sequence ATGACGGATACGAACACAGAAGAGAAGGATTTCGTGGCGGCGCCCGCGCCCAACGAACAGGTGCTGGACAAGCCGCCGCGCGCCAGAGTCGACGACGCGGTCGAGGATGCCGGTGAGGAATCGCCGAGGCAGACGATGGAGCGCAAGCGCGACTATCTCGAGGGATTCCTTCAAAAGGCGCCCGATGCCGATTCCGCATCCGGCCCCGGCGGCAAATTGCAGCAGGACGTGGTCGCCGCTCTGAAGGAAATCTACGACCCGGAGATCCCGGTCAACATCTACGATCTCGGCCTGATCTACGGAGTCGAGGTGTCCGAAGATGCCGACGTGATCGTCACCATGACGCTGACGACGCCGCACTGCCCGGTCGCCGAATCCATGCCTGGCGAGGTCGAGCTGCGCGCCGCGAGCGTGCCCGGCGTGCGCGATGCCGAGGTCAATCTGGTGTGGGACCCGCCCTGGGGCCCGGAAAAGATGACCGACGAGGCGCGTCTCGAACTGGGGATGCTGTGA
- a CDS encoding cysteine desulfurase: MSDIATLSRKTDFPGLITATGEPWHYLDTAATAQKPKPVIDAMARALGEDYATVHRGVYSRSAEMTLGYEAARRRVAAFVGAKSDSEIVFVRGATEAINLVAATWGAANIGEGDRIVLSTLEHHSNIVPWQMLTERTGAVIDVCPLTEDHCIDLDALAEMLTSRTKLVSLAHISNVLGSVLDVRRAAYLVHSVGAKLLLDGCQAAPRMALDMAAFDCDFYAFSAHKLYGPTGIGVLWAREEILRDMPPWQGGGAMIDKVAFDGTTYAPAPQRFEAGTPMITEAIALHAAIDYVAEQGVEQLLQHERALAGTLREELRSLNSVTLFGPEDSAGIVSFALQGVHPHDLGTILDEENVAIRAGHHCAQPLMEHLGVPATARASFGLYSDESDIAALMRGIERTQRIFG, encoded by the coding sequence GTGAGCGACATCGCGACCCTTTCCCGCAAGACCGATTTTCCGGGGTTGATCACTGCGACCGGCGAGCCGTGGCACTATCTCGATACCGCCGCGACGGCGCAGAAGCCCAAACCCGTGATCGACGCGATGGCGCGGGCGCTGGGCGAGGATTACGCCACGGTCCATCGCGGGGTCTATTCGCGCAGCGCCGAAATGACGCTCGGCTACGAGGCGGCGCGGCGGCGCGTGGCGGCTTTCGTCGGCGCGAAATCCGACAGCGAGATCGTGTTCGTGCGCGGCGCGACCGAGGCGATCAATCTGGTCGCCGCCACCTGGGGCGCGGCGAATATCGGCGAGGGCGACCGGATCGTCCTGTCCACGCTGGAGCACCATTCGAACATCGTGCCGTGGCAGATGCTGACCGAGCGGACTGGTGCGGTGATCGATGTCTGCCCGCTGACCGAGGATCACTGCATCGACCTCGACGCGCTCGCCGAGATGCTGACTTCGCGCACGAAACTGGTCTCGCTTGCCCACATCTCAAACGTGCTCGGCAGCGTGCTCGACGTGCGTCGAGCGGCGTACCTTGTGCATTCGGTAGGGGCCAAGCTGCTGCTCGACGGGTGCCAGGCGGCGCCGCGCATGGCGCTCGACATGGCTGCCTTCGATTGCGATTTCTACGCCTTCTCGGCCCACAAGCTCTACGGCCCCACCGGCATCGGCGTTTTGTGGGCGCGGGAGGAAATCCTCCGGGACATGCCCCCGTGGCAGGGCGGCGGGGCGATGATCGACAAGGTCGCGTTCGACGGCACCACTTACGCCCCCGCGCCGCAGCGCTTCGAGGCGGGGACGCCGATGATCACCGAGGCGATCGCACTCCATGCGGCGATAGACTATGTCGCGGAACAGGGGGTGGAACAGCTTCTTCAACACGAGCGAGCACTCGCCGGAACGCTGCGCGAAGAATTGCGCTCGCTCAATTCGGTGACGCTGTTCGGCCCCGAGGACAGCGCGGGCATCGTAAGTTTCGCGCTTCAGGGGGTTCATCCGCACGATCTCGGCACCATATTGGACGAGGAAAACGTCGCGATCCGCGCCGGGCATCACTGCGCGCAGCCGCTGATGGAGCATCTCGGCGTCCCCGCCACCGCGCGGGCGAGCTTCGGGCTCTACTCGGACGAGAGCGACATCGCGGCGCTGATGCGCGGCATCGAACGCACCCAGAGGATCTTCGGATGA